The Phoenix dactylifera cultivar Barhee BC4 unplaced genomic scaffold, palm_55x_up_171113_PBpolish2nd_filt_p 000077F, whole genome shotgun sequence region AAGGACAAGGCAATAAACTTTGGCGAGCTACAAGAGCCATCATCATCCTGCTGTAGTTATAAAGTATTGCGCAAATGTGGTCATCTATGGTTCACTCTTGCACCTGGTGGAAGCCGCCACTTTGTAGGGAAATCAGTTCTCATTGTCGGAAGAAGCATGCAGTAGATAATTATGAGGGATCATTTCAGAAAGAGTTCAAAGAGAATTACTAAATTACTGGAGAACCACTTTTTGGAGAAGCACCATGAAGAAGCTTTGAAGAGCAAGAGAATCTCTGTTATAAAAGTATCACCTCCTCTTGTAgcttatcttattaattctccACTGATTTCTTCTATGGTCCTCAGCTGGGAGGAAACAATGCAGGTTCCATTCTTGTCAACCACTATGACTTCAAATGGACAAGCAAATAATccctttatattattattaaatatcattatataaatatttaataaaaatataatatttttataatataatcatATAACAGAATATAatagattatcttttatattaGTAAtggtatattataatattataataataatataaaattattatcataataatatcaaattatgatTGCAATAATACATATatgtccatatatatatatatatattactataGCATTGTTACTAttttagtattattattatttttaatattattactactattagtagtattactattattaaaactattactatttttattattttttggtattattactATTGCTATCATTAGTACTATTACTATTTTTTAGTACTATTACAAttgttataataataattattatttttggtaAACCAGCGTCTCACTACATATGGATATGAGTATGCTAGGATGAGTCACAAGGCCCTAAGGGATGGGGCCAGTGCCATCCCATAGGATACAATTATTACTTTTAGTTCTATCGCTATTATTAGTAGTactattactatttttagtattattattattttgtattattactatttttagtacTATTACTATTTTTTAGTATGATTACTATTTTTGGTGctgtttctatttttagtattttagtatttttaattttttttactttttaagtattttactATCATTGCTGgtattactatttttagtattattactatgatTAATgctattactatttttagtGATATTCTTATTATTAGTAGTAttactattttcagttttctggcAAAGCCAAAAAAAAGTTCTTGATTTTTTATCAAATGCCACTATATCATTCAAAAACTTTATTAAATGGAGCCTTAGTCTTGATCAAACTAGACCTAATCTGTGCAATTCTGACCCCCTTGCACCCAAATATAAAGCTTGGGCCATGCAATGTTAAGTGAGGAAAGCAAAAGGAACAAGCAACAAATGCTTTCACTCGAGCAAGAGATGGCCATTTGCTATATCAATCTCTTTTGTACGGATGTGCACGTTTTGTCTTCAAGGCATGACTGCCAACTTTCCAAGGCTATTGGCGAGGAAATTGACAGGCCTGTGCTAGCTTTTGCATGTATTTTCCGCAAAAGACCATGGCCTAAGTCCATAGGCAACAAAATTAACCCCAAACCATTTAACAGAAAATAAGGCTGCAGCTTGTCGCAATCAAGCTACATAACTAGAATTGTGTTGTTATTACTTTCACTCAAAAGAATATTataatcattttatttttgacaAAGCCTCCATGCCTTAATTTCATATCATCTCCCTTTTTGATCCATTACGTCGATAAGCTTTGAACGAGAGATCAAAGATTGTTACATGGGGCTAGCTAGTATGCTAGAGTTGTTTAAAAATTTAAACCATTAACTTTTTCACCTAGTCATTTGTATCAATTCATCAATCTCCCACTAATGATTCTACTTAGGATTAAATCTCACATACGATCGATCATCaacatttaatattttttttttccctccgaGCCATGTTATATGGCTATTGTAACACCTACCTGAATAGTGTGTACAGAACAAAAAGAACCAAAATTGCAAACTAACTTGCATCATCTTAAAAGAATAAAacattgcttaaaaataaaaaaggaataaAACAGCATGAGGGCTTTCTATTAAAACAAAGAGCACATAGAACTCTCCATCAAATAATAACAGTTGTACAAATAAAAGAATCCaatacttcttttattaatttcCACCTattcaagagaagaggaagcaaaTAAATCCTACTCCTCTCTTTActcagagacagagagagagagagagaagggacatCACTCCCACTGTCCCacagcctttttttttcttcaatatctctgcatcccttctctcttccacaACTTCATACAACCAAGATTACAAACTAGTGCACCCTGCCGGCCTCCGTTTCTGGTAGCAGCCCTGGAATATAGGGCACACCTGTGGGCTTAAGCCATGAATTCCCTTGGATGAACTGCTCGACTGTAAACTTCTGCGCATGGCTGTAGTCTATCTTCTTGTACCCCTTCCACGCGACCCTTTTGGCGATGGCTGCCCCCGGGCCGCGGTTGTCGACCTCGGCGTAGAAGCATGTATTAAGGCCGAAGTCCCCTAGCCATGGCAGCCACCCTTGCGGGTGGATGAAGTCATCAATCTGAGACTGCACGACCAAGGTCCTCGAGTATGGCTTCCATGGCCGGCCAAGATACGATGGATTTCTGGCGCGGAGCGGTAGGTAGTCAGGGTCGGCGCCGATGGTGCAGTTGTGGAGGATGATGGCGGTGGCCTCTCGCCTGTCCTTCCTGCCGCTTGCCGTCACGATGCATTGCTGGTTCGCCAATGGCTTCCTCACTCGGATGATGCAGTTCTGGAAGATGGAGGCCGCGTCGCCGAAGATGAAGTCGATTGTGCCGGTGATGGTGCAATCCCGGTAGAACTGGCGCTTCGTATGGCTGTAGAGCGTGTCCTGAAAGCCGTCCATCTGGCAGTTGTAGAAGATTGAACGGTCGGATTGTACCCGCAGGGCAACGGCTTGGTGTTTTTCCGCACCCGCAGAGTTTTCAAACCCAAGGTTCTTGGCGATGAACCCATCTCCCACCACAGCTTTTTTATCAACAAAATCGACGTGATTAGAACTACCAAACATGCATGTACGACTCTATCTATCAAGTGTTGTTAAAAGAGATCGAGCATGCACTAGCTAGATACAAGAACGTAATATATTAACTCAAGAAGCTTTTTCCATAAATTGATATCGTTCTTTAGAGTTTGTATCGCATCGATCTGATCTTCAAAATTCGAAGATTAAGTTAAATAGGAGTGTTTTAAAGATAATCTTGCAAGCAAAAGAGACAAAAGTTCCTTTTACCAACAATCAATTTAAACCAGGTTATATATGATTCTTCCTTGATGTTTTGATTACTATTTCCCTTGAAAGTCATGGCTAAAAAGTGCTGAATTTTCGACATTTCTCTTTATTATTAACCTACAAAGGTCTAGTATCTTAACAGTTCTATCTGAACCGAACTACCCTACCCAATAGTTCAAGTTTCAGATCGAATTAGTTTTATGAAAATTTCTTTAACATCTAAAGCACGAAAATCTTTTAAAATCCAATAGTACGTACACATGGAGACATGCATTTCATGTCCATAGTCAGCTTTCTATTACCTAATATTATTTAAAGAATCTAAAAATCATTCAAAaagaatataattaatatatagacaaaaaaaatagataaattgaTAGACAGACAGATATATATAGATAAttatcttttatgataatatacAAGTTGCTTACATATGTTAATACCAGGAATCATTCAAACCCGAGTAGTAGCAAATAGCTTGAATTGTAACGAATTGCTTACCGAAAGTTGCAGTCTTGAAGGTTGTTGTGCCGTCGATGTAATTCAAGTTTCCGGTGATCCTCGTCTTGGTTGGGCCATCCCCGATCATCATCACATTCATCATACTTTTATCCAGCCACACCTGCTCCTTGTACACTCCTTCCTTGATATATATCACGAAGATCGAATTGCTATTCTTGGGGATTGCACCAAGTGCTTCTTTTATGGTTTTGTAGTTTCCACTCCCATCCTGAGCTACAATTATATTTGGCTTTATCTGATCCGCTGCAAGGGCGAGGAGCCTTCTCTTCCCATTTGCCACCCATGAAGGGTACTCGCCGCTCCCCTCTTCCTCGTGCGAGAGAAACCTTCTCTTGAGGAAAGGAACCCGGACTGTGGAGAGCACCGAAGAAATCTCATCGATGATGGCAAGAGCATTGCTTGTTAAGGCTTGGGAGCTATTCAATGCCTCCCTCATGGACTCCGCGGCATCTCCGGTTATGTTCTCAAATCCATCGAGGCACGTCTCTTGGTACGTGACTGCAGCACTGAGCCAAATCTTGAGGTCGTCGATGACATCATCGACGTGATTCATATCGAGTTGGCCAAACTTGGTGAATGAGTTCCTGAGTTCATCAATGGCGTAGTCAAGGAGTTTCTTGCAGTCATCGAGTGCATCGGAGGTCCGTGGGTCCTTCGCAGTCGCTTGGAGCACCGATGAATGGTCGAATGCATCACGAATGTAGCTGATCGTGACGTTAAATGCGGCCTCTACAAGCACCTTTGGATCGCTCGCGTTGCCTGCTGCTTTGGTGAGAGAGCTCTCGCATATCTCCTTATAATCCGTTGGTTGGCAAATGGATTTGATTGCCTTCGACGTGGTAGTAAAACCACTGCTATCAGAGGAGCCACCCTTGGAAGAATTGTAGCGCGAGACACCGATCACGGCCCCGACCACCATGCAGAGGAGGATTGCCGCCGAGCCACCAATGATAGcgagcttcttcttcttcttcttttggcctGCATTGCTCGATGGACCAGAGATTTGTCCATAACCTTCCGAGGACATCTCTTCACCGTGGTTCACAAGGTCACTATCTCTGGGGTTTCCctttggttttggttttggaGGAGAGATCTTTGGAAGAACCCAATGGAGGGGAAAATAGTtttaaagagagggagagaatagaATAAAGGGTGGTTGGGGTTGGGCTCGGAAAAGAATAGCGAGTAGAGGGGAGAGCCACAGGAGAAAATAGAGAGCCGTTAGGAGAGCCTAATATTTGGAAGGACAGGAGAAGAAACATTTGGTCCGCCCGTATGGAGTGGCTCAGGTGATCCGAGTAAGGTACACGGTCAACCATAATTGTGCCCAAATAGAAGTTAGTTGCCGTATCAGCAAAGTTATATTTATCTTTTAGGCAATGCTACggttactcaaaaaaaaaaaaaaaaaaaaaattaattctccATTCTCTCGAGATGACTGTAgtataacaaaaaaatattacaaaattTAGCCTTAGACCTAAACTATATTAATTTTTAGTCAAGCCTCGAGCCAGGgcacctatttaaaatttgactTTTTGTGCCCAAGCCTGCCTCATGATCAGCTCTATATATGACTCATAGCTAAGAAACAACCACTACACAAATCTCAAAACATCCTAAATACTTTCATTCGTCTGCCTATATGAATTTCAAAGCATCCTTAGTATATGATCCATATTTAAGGACTACCTACTGCACTTATCTCAAAGCACTTCGAACCCCTTCATTCAACTGCATGTATAGATTTCAAAGCATCCTTAGTGTATGGCCCATAGTTAAGGATCACTAATcgcacatatctcaaagcactccaaactcCTTCATTTATCTCCACTTGGAAGAGGGAAGGAGCATTTTGGTCATTTGCAATGGCAGGCTAACATTGTTTGCTGGTTGGGGAGCTGCAGGATTAGCTTGAAATGATTTCGAAATTTGAATGATCAgtttgaaactttttaaagttAAGAGCTAGAAAAAGTCCAAGGTTGAGGAGgtgttattataattttttcttaAGCTATAGCTAAacctatatcatttttttttactaatgTAATTGAATTGAATGGCAAGAAACTCCATGAGATATAATACAATCgaagttgaaaaaaaaatcttcttatCAAAAGAGCAATATAATTGACAAAACAGCAGGGTGCTATCCTATTGCTAAATGAATTAAGCTATaatcttttcttttgaaaagaGAGATCCATTTGCACTATACTTAGATAAttccaacaacttgaagatgcaCTACTCATAAATAATACCTAAAACCACTAGTTGCTAATTAGAAGGATATGATCATTGAGATAAATCTAAGTTATCCTTTTTAATAACATCTCAAATGAGATCTCTCCTTTTCCATTAAAAAAACTAATTAACGAAGTGCTCGAAGCTTCCCATCGTCGACATACTGTGAAATTTACTTATGTTATTATCTTTCAGAAATACAATTGGATGGTATTATGGATATGGAAAAAGCTCACTCTTAGATTACAGAAAGTTTTATGCGGTAACCTATGGATGATGGCATTTGTTAGATCATATGGCATCCAATCATGTACCCTTTTTATTTGCACTTACAAGCTACAAACCTAAAGATAATATTCACCTTGCCCATCGGAAGCAACACTATAACTAGGCTCCCAAACTTCATGACCTCTAAGCTTTTCCTCACCATGACAGCCACATTATCCCTCCTTGTCATTCTCCCAACCCTACCTGGGTGCGCTCAAGAACTTGCCTGCCTTCTCTGTGGTGGCGCCAAAATACCATACCCTTAAAGCACGAGCTCCAACTACGGTGATACCGACTCCATACTATACTGCAACAACAACGTGCATGCTTGAGTTTCTCTCAGTTGGTGTGATTCCTCTTCGAGTCCTTAGCATCAATCCAAAAGCTTAAAGATGAAAGGATGTATGCAACCCTACAGACCTTTTCAAAGGTGGTCTAACAACTAATGAGAGCTCTCTCCATTCAATATATCCAACCGTAAGCAATGAAACCATACTACTCTCACCATTGAATTGGTTTTCAAACTGCCTTTGGAGGAAGTTCAAGGAGATCGAAGGAggggagaaattatatcctacaccatATGCACCATGGCACTGCACCATGCCAATCACATATGCTCATTCTTGTGGAACCCATTCATCAAGCGCTTATCTCGGTGATTGGCTGATAGAAATGCGTGCTTGTGATTGGTGTGGTGTACCATCACATCGTGCACAtagtgtaggatataatttcttgaAGGAGGGAGCGTGTGCTGAAACACACTTTGTTGCACTTACTTGAAGGACTCAATAATAACCTAGGATTGGGATTAGGGTCGGAGGGTGTAGTACTTATACTAGTATGGCGGACATAGACCCTAATGATCATCCAAGCTTGTGGAACCATGGGATTGAACTATAGTGGGTGCCACGATGATTTTGATTCAACTTCACCAAATGGTTCCTTCTTCATGTTCGGCTTGTGGCTTTTTGTGTTTGCATTTTTTTGTGTATGTTCATGCTTTCCGCCTTCATCTTAGGGCTCTCATGTTGTTAGGACCTACGCGGGAGTATGTCTAGTCCCAATTCAACTATGCAATAAATAGATCCTAAgcatttatacaaaatcaaagtaTTTAAGTAGTATCTTTTGGCTAGTCTTTTTTTAGACAAGGTCCTAAATTGTTACACATGTCTTATGCTTATGTATAGTATTAATAAATGtaatatatgaatataaaatcatttcttctctctctagCTAGTCCATGCCATGTAACCTATAAAAAGATGATCCTTgagtctttctctctctaattaGGTCATGCCAAATTTCAAGTTATTTAAAtcttataatattaatgattttATAGGAACAAAAAAATGTGCTGACTCTTTCCCTCCCTtcttataatatt contains the following coding sequences:
- the LOC103721692 gene encoding putative pectinesterase/pectinesterase inhibitor 28; its protein translation is MSSEGYGQISGPSSNAGQKKKKKKLAIIGGSAAILLCMVVGAVIGVSRYNSSKGGSSDSSGFTTTSKAIKSICQPTDYKEICESSLTKAAGNASDPKVLVEAAFNVTISYIRDAFDHSSVLQATAKDPRTSDALDDCKKLLDYAIDELRNSFTKFGQLDMNHVDDVIDDLKIWLSAAVTYQETCLDGFENITGDAAESMREALNSSQALTSNALAIIDEISSVLSTVRVPFLKRRFLSHEEEGSGEYPSWVANGKRRLLALAADQIKPNIIVAQDGSGNYKTIKEALGAIPKNSNSIFVIYIKEGVYKEQVWLDKSMMNVMMIGDGPTKTRITGNLNYIDGTTTFKTATFAVVGDGFIAKNLGFENSAGAEKHQAVALRVQSDRSIFYNCQMDGFQDTLYSHTKRQFYRDCTITGTIDFIFGDAASIFQNCIIRVRKPLANQQCIVTASGRKDRREATAIILHNCTIGADPDYLPLRARNPSYLGRPWKPYSRTLVVQSQIDDFIHPQGWLPWLGDFGLNTCFYAEVDNRGPGAAIAKRVAWKGYKKIDYSHAQKFTVEQFIQGNSWLKPTGVPYIPGLLPETEAGRVH